In Deltaproteobacteria bacterium, a genomic segment contains:
- a CDS encoding acylphosphatase, with translation MSEVRVNLIVTGRVQGVFYRQSTLQEAQRLGLRGWVANLPDGSVEIEAEGDEAAVADLVAWAKVGPPAARVEHVRERKLSPTGADRTFMVRHG, from the coding sequence ATGTCCGAAGTCCGCGTGAACCTCATCGTGACCGGCCGCGTGCAGGGCGTCTTCTATCGCCAGAGCACGCTGCAGGAGGCCCAGCGGCTGGGCCTGCGAGGGTGGGTCGCGAACCTGCCGGACGGCTCCGTGGAGATCGAAGCAGAAGGCGACGAGGCCGCGGTCGCCGACCTGGTCGCCTGGGCGAAGGTCGGGCCGCCGGCCGCTCGAGTGGAGCACGTGCGCGAGCGCAAGCTCTCGCCCACCGGCGCGGACCGCACCTTCATGGTCCGCCACGGCTGA
- a CDS encoding pyridoxal-phosphate dependent enzyme, translating into MQFHENILSAIGHTPLVKLNKLVGPDDATVLVKCEFMNPGSAIKDRMAVHIINKAEKAGLLKPGGTIVENTSGNTGFAVAMVAAVRGYKCIFTMPDKMSTEKVNALKAMGADVVVTPTNVPAEDPRSYYETAKRIARETPGAFMLNQYHNLDNIEAHYMSTGPEIWEQTDGKLDYFVAGIGTGGTMSGTGKFLKEKNAKVQNIAVDPIGSIYYGYFKTKKVGPSHVYKVEGIGEDMVCKAMDFSVVDDVRQVDDKQSFIAARRLAREEGVFGGGSSGAAVHVAVQLAKEVGKGKTIVVILPDSGSRYITKFYSDEWMKDMGFLDPKSTAPTVRDLVANKKDKVITAKKGEKALAVVERMKAHGISQVPVVDDREHAVGMIHETDLLDAIIKGQNKLGDTIDAHITPLQGVVSLDTPVNKLRDIFAEENVAVVKEAEKVTAIIAKIDLIEFLAGHI; encoded by the coding sequence ATGCAATTCCACGAGAACATCCTCTCGGCCATCGGCCACACGCCGCTGGTCAAGCTCAACAAGCTCGTCGGCCCCGACGACGCCACCGTGCTCGTGAAGTGCGAGTTCATGAACCCCGGCTCCGCCATCAAGGACCGGATGGCCGTCCACATCATCAACAAGGCCGAGAAGGCCGGCCTGCTCAAGCCCGGCGGCACCATCGTCGAGAACACCAGCGGCAACACCGGCTTCGCGGTGGCCATGGTGGCCGCGGTCCGCGGCTACAAGTGCATCTTCACCATGCCGGACAAGATGAGCACCGAGAAGGTGAACGCCCTCAAGGCCATGGGCGCCGACGTGGTGGTCACGCCGACCAACGTGCCCGCCGAGGACCCGCGCAGCTACTACGAGACCGCCAAGCGCATCGCCCGCGAGACGCCGGGCGCGTTCATGCTCAACCAGTACCACAACCTCGACAACATCGAGGCCCACTACATGAGCACGGGCCCGGAGATCTGGGAGCAGACCGACGGCAAGCTCGACTACTTCGTCGCGGGCATCGGCACCGGCGGCACCATGAGCGGCACCGGCAAGTTCTTGAAGGAGAAGAACGCCAAGGTGCAGAACATCGCCGTGGACCCCATCGGCTCCATCTACTACGGCTACTTCAAGACCAAGAAGGTCGGCCCCAGCCACGTGTACAAGGTCGAGGGCATCGGCGAGGACATGGTCTGCAAGGCCATGGACTTCAGCGTCGTCGACGACGTGCGCCAGGTGGACGACAAGCAGAGCTTCATCGCCGCCCGCCGGCTCGCGCGCGAGGAAGGCGTCTTCGGCGGTGGCTCCAGCGGCGCCGCGGTGCACGTGGCCGTGCAGCTCGCCAAGGAAGTGGGCAAGGGCAAGACCATCGTGGTCATCCTGCCCGACTCCGGCTCGCGCTACATCACGAAGTTCTACAGCGACGAGTGGATGAAGGACATGGGCTTCCTGGATCCCAAGTCCACCGCGCCGACCGTCCGCGACCTCGTGGCCAACAAGAAGGACAAGGTCATCACCGCCAAGAAGGGCGAGAAGGCCCTGGCGGTGGTGGAGCGCATGAAGGCGCACGGCATCAGCCAGGTGCCGGTGGTCGACGACCGCGAGCACGCGGTGGGCATGATCCACGAGACCGACCTGCTCGACGCCATCATCAAGGGTCAGAACAAGCTCGGCGACACCATCGACGCGCACATCACGCCGCTGCAGGGCGTGGTCTCGCTCGACACGCCGGTGAACAAGCTGCGCGACATCTTCGCCGAGGAGAACGTGGCGGTGGTGAAGGAGGCGGAGAAGGTGACCGCCATCATCGCCAAGATCGACCTCATCGAGTTCCTCGCGGGGCATATCTG